The sequence below is a genomic window from Haematobia irritans isolate KBUSLIRL chromosome 3, ASM5000362v1, whole genome shotgun sequence.
ataaaaaattgtgtcaaaattttatttctatagaaaattttgtcaaaattttatttttatagaaaattttgtcaaaattttatttttatagaaagttttgtgaaatttctatttctatagaaaatgtttttaaaattttacctctatagagaatgttgttaaaatgttacttctatataatttttttcaaaattttgtttctatagaaaattttgtcaaaagtttatttctatagaagattttgacaaatttttatttctatagaaagttttttcaaaattttatttctgcagtttttttaatttttttctatagattttttcaaaagttaatttctatagattttttttcaaaattttatttttacagaaagttttgtcaaaattttattcctataaaattgtatcaaaattttatttctataaaaattttctcaaaattttatttctatagaaaatgttccaaaaattttattttatagaaaattttcacaaatttttatttctacagaaagttttgtcaaaattttatttctgcagaattttttttaattttatttctatagatttttgcaAAAGCTTTTTCAAtagatttgtttttcaaaattttatttttacagaaagttttgtcaaaatgttattcctataaaaattttgtcaaaattttatttccataaaaatgttgtcaaaattttatttctatagaaaattttaccaaaatgttatttctatagaaaattttctcaaaaagttatttctataaaagtttacttaaaattttattttgtataaaaaattttgtcaaattttatttgtacagaattttttctttcaaaattttatttctatagatattttttcaaagtttatttctataattttttttgagaaaatttctataaaagtaaaatttaataattttatagaaattttctgaaaatcttctttctgtagaaaattttgtcaaaattttatttatatagaaaattttgtcaacattttatttctataagaattttctcaaaattttatttctatagaaaatgttttcaaaattttatttctttaaaagttttcttaaaatgttatttctatagagaattttgccaaagttttatttctatagtaaatttcgtcaacattttatttcaatagagaattttgtcaacattttattttatcaaaattttatttctatagaacattttgtcaaagttttatttctaaagaacattttgtcaaaattttatttctatagaaaattatttctataaaaatttgtgaagtaccttttagttggagtgaatctaccaaaacatcaagaattatacTAATCTAGCAAacggtaaaaaatctaccatttttcgtagaattctaccaattttgggAAACCGTGTTTCCGTCGCCATTTTTatcttttttctttattctcTCTCACTCTGACATTTCTAAACATAGGTATGCTTACACAAAATATCTAAGATAATGTCTCTGGatgttatatttaagaaaatgtatgtCACAAACCTAGTAACATATTCACATATATCTCTCAAACACGTTATACTGGTTTGTAAACAGTATATTCTTGAATTGAAAAACAATGTGCAAACAATTtgagttgcaaacatataattttgacaccgaaacatatgaaaaaaaatctcttttgtcCGTGTATGTGATCACCAGAGAAAGCaggaacttaaatttttagcatATTAATTTAAGTGCAAGCACATAATGTTCTtaaactaacataacatgtttgcgacatatatgttaatatgttaaaacatattttgtttgggacatacatttttttaatataatatgtttggatgcaaacatatattaatttagaaatttcctataaacctATATGTGTTTAAAAAGACATACCAATCAATAAACCAATTAGCGCCTTaaaaatacacacaaagaaaatttcattaaaagttttttctatcagtgtattcctaaggtgaaacataatatgtttgaacaatagaaacaatattttgtttgagctaatcctgaaaatatatatgtttgaatcagaatgtgtttggaagtatatgttacagaagcgatttattTTCATGGAGTATTTGTATTGTATTCactttgtatttttcttttttactccACAGAATATTCTGGTTTATGTTCATTGTAATGGGTGTAACATTTGCCACATATGTATGTCTGACAACAATGACATCGTTTCTAGCAGAACCTACAGTTACTGCCTTGGATCCACAGGAGTATACAATTTGGGATGTTCCATTTCCATCGATAGCCGTATGCAGTAACAATAAGCTAAGTCATAAAGCTATGAAGAAATATTCAGAGAATATGTTCGTACATAATTATATGCTGTACAATACACTTAGAGAAATAATCTATAACAAACGGTTTAATAATGATTGTTTTAAATagttgaaaagaaattttttcaatgtaagtgaatacaagtatatacggccgtaagttcggtcaggccgaatcttatgtaccctccaccatggattgcatagaaactttccATTTCCATCGATAGCCGTATGCAGTAACAATAAGCTAAGTCATAAAGCTATGAAGAAATATTCAGAGAATATGTTCGTACATAATTATATGCTGTACAATACACTTAGAGAAATAATCTATAACAAACGGTTTAATAATGATTGTTTTAAATagttgaaaagaaattttttcaatgtaagtgaatacaagtatatacggccgtaagttcggtcaggccgaatcttatgtaccctccaccatggattgcatagaaacttctactaaagacagtcatccacaggtgaattacttcggttgcggtaacacttgccgatggcaaggtaaagggtgatacggtcaaaatttggtcaatataaacttgacgtatttctttcaattttgcatttaaaaaacctgaacatccctaattttgaaggtgtgtgtgtagaatgttgctcctattttgattttggaattcactcttgagttgtcaaaatgccgtccaagcaagaagagcagcgtatcaaaattttgctcgcgcatcgcgaaaatccgagctactcgcacgcctagctggcaaaatcgctaaaagttgtcaaatcaaccgttacaaatgtaattaaagtgtttgggaacgtttgtcgacagccaggaagtctggaatggggggaaatcgaaaaccggaagccgctgagacgacaaagagagttgccggtagtttcaaacgaaaccctaacctctctctccgagatgccgcaaataagctgggtgtatcgtctacaaccgtgcatcgagccaaaaaacgagccggactatcgacttacaagaaggtagtgactcgaaATTGCGATgatacaaaatacgacggccaaagcgcgatcccggaggctgtacacgacgatgctgatgaagtttgactgcgtggtaatggacgacgaaacctacgtcaaaaccgactacaagcagcttccgggactggagttttatacggcaaaagaggaatggtagcagatattttcaagcacataaaactgtcgaagttcgcaaagaaatatctggtttggcaagccatctgtacctgtggcttgaaaagcagcattttcatagcttccgggactgtcaaccaagaaatttacgtgaaagagtgtttgaataaacgtctgctacctttcctgaagaaacacggttgttccgtactgttttggccggatttggcatcttgccattacggtaaaaaggccatggggtggtacgccgccaacaacgtgcaggtggttcccaaggacaagaaccctcccaacacgccagagctccgcccaattgagaaatactgggctattgtcaagcggaacctaaagaagaccaaaaaaactgctaaggacgagcagcagttcaaggcaaactggctttctgcggcgaagaaggtggacaaggtggctgtacaaaatctgatggcaggtgtcaagcgtgaggcccggcaattcggatttggaaaagcgaaagcctaactgaatatttttcctgaatttgattttttaaataaacgattttgtcaaaattttctatagaaataaaattttgacaaaattttttatagaaataaaattttgacaaaattttttatagatataaaattttgacaaaactttctatagtaataaaattttaacaaaattttctacagaaataaaattttgacaaaattttctatagaaataaaatttggacaaaattttctaaagaagtaaaatcttgacaaaactttctatagtaataaaattttaacaaaattttttatagaagtaaaattttaacaaaattttctgttgaaatacaattttgacaaaattttgaaatttgctcctccaagaggctccagaggtcaaatctggggatcagtttatgtgggggctatatatatttatggaccgatatgaaccaatttttgcatggttgcatggatgaaatttgcttctcttcatattatacaaatttgttttcgaTATTACGAAAACACCTCTATCCTTAATGTGATTTTTTATaagtgattatttttttttctgtgtacgagtATGTTACACATGTAACATATAATAGTTTGTTATTGACTGTTCTCTTGGTGTATTTACCAGTGAATTTCTTCAAAACATGGTATTTTACTGATAAATTTCTTCTACCTCATCACTTACAGCAcaagtggattttttgatttcaatttacCCGAATATTGGCTGAAGAAACTTAAGCTTTTTGCAGGATTATTCAATACTGATTCCATAGACTTTGATGAAGCTCTCGATTTGCAGACTCAACTCGAACGTTCAAATGGCCATATATTCAATGTGAGGGAAGTCCTAAAAGGACTTGCTCCTAAATGTGAAGATTTGCTCTTGGAATGTTATTGGTCAGGACAGCCATTGCGATGTAAGGAAGATTTGAAATCAGTGGCTTTTGCCAATGGTCATTGTTGTGTTTTCAATTATCTTTATGACAAGTATGTATTTCAGCATCCTAATTAAATTCAACAAACTGACCTTCTACATCTTCTTCCATAGAACACCTGAAGAATATTATTACGTCAATCGTACGGGCAAAGATATGGGTTTAGTATTATTGCTAAATAGTTCCACTTCAGATTATTTTTACACTGAGGATAATTGGAATGGTttcaatatacaaatatttggtAATCAACGTATACCGGAAACATCCACCGGTGAGGTTGGACAATTTCATGTTGATGCTGGAGATTCCATTGAGATTAGACTACAACTTATCTCACAATTTACCACAAAGGAAACACAAGATCATCCGGTAGAGAAACGAGGTTGTTATTTCCCCAATGAACATAAGGATGCCAAACATGGTCTGGCGGAATGTTTGTTCACATGTCGAATGCAGAGTATTAAGTCTCTATGTGAttgtgtaccattttattattacGACAGCAAGAGCAATCATACGCAAGAGATTCAATGTTCATTGGCCCATTCCGAATGTTTGGAAAGACATCGTAGTATGTATatattgtaaagaaatatttatattatttaagattgttattattattataatttacaGTTACGTGGCAAACCTACAGTCCACCCCCTATGGAATTAAATAAGCATTTGCAAGCTGAACTTTTAGATTCGGTTACTTGTGCACATTGTTTACCATTATGCAGCTACAATCgttatcaattttttaaggcTAAAAGTAATCTCAAGGATGTCTTCAATTCGCCTGATAATATGAAGTTTATGTAAGTTATTCATAAATGTCCTTCGACTTaaagtataacaggttggctgataagtccccggtctgacacatagatggcgtcgctagtattaaaagcatattatttttatatagcaccaaacttaaaatgattcgtatcaaaatttgacgtctgtaagtcaattagtttgtgagatagagcgtcttttggaatgtcgtgttttgataaaatactgctttctgaaggtggaagcaaaaacttggcttgataatgagtttccggactctgccccagggaaatcaacaataattgattggtacacagaaaaaaatttcacgaaaatttttccaattaaaatcttaattgagttttaaaaaatattcaattaaaaatttaattgaatcaacaaattttttaattgaaataaaaatcaatcacacaagttaatagtatcaattaattttttaattggatcaattaattttttaattgactgtcaattaattttttaattgatactatcatttctgtgattgaagacatttcaattaaaaaattaattggatcaattaatttcgtgattgattcagaaaaatttttttttgtgtgtatgcaaaattcaagcgtggtgaaatgagcacggaggacggtgaacccagtggacgtccgaaagaggtggttaccgacgaaaacatcaaacaaatccacaaaatgattttgaatgaccgtaaaatgaagttgatcgagatagcaaaggccttaaagatatcaaaggaacgtgttggtcatatcattcatcaatatttggaagctctgtgcaaaatgggtgccgcgcgagctcacatttgaccaaaaacaacaacgtgttgatgattctgagcggtgtttgcagctgttaactcctaatacaccagagtttttccgtcgatatgtgacaatggatgaaacatggctccatcaatacactcctgagtccaatcgacagtcggctgagtggacagtgaccggtgaaccgtctccgaagcgtgcaaAGACACTCAAAAgtacgctggcaaagtaatggcctctgttttttgggatgcgcatggaataatttttatcgattatcttgagaagggaaaaaccatcaacagtgactattatatggcgttattggagcgtttgaaggtcgaaatcgcggcaaaacggccccatatgaagaagaaaaaagtgctgttccaccaagacaacgcaccgtgccacaagacattgagaacgatggcaaaaattcatgaattgatcttcgaattgcttccccacccaccgtattctccagatctggcccccagtgactttttcttgctctcagacctcaaaagaggtgatcgccgaaactgaggcctattttgagacaaaaccgaaggagtactaccaaaatgatatACAGGagaaagttcggccgggccaaaacttaaatacccaccaccatgaatcaaatattagggtttcctttgaaatttcagaggggtttgaggacagatcaagcagagcagttcaaccagtacacttcctgaatataaatttaaagattttacctatgaaggctatatcagattctcgatttataagaaacatttttgtttgagttttggaggaatcattaacatctcttataagtgtgtaagaaaattataaaataacgtcttgatttgtaatcttaaatctgtagattttcacccgaaaagtaaaatgtggaaattttacattgagtttcaaacaattttcatgatcagtgcgccttctataccctcaaatggaccgataaaaacttcatccgatacacgtttttgtgaccctaaaataccagaatatttacaatttcaggcaaatcggatgaaaactacggcttctagaaacc
It includes:
- the ppk27 gene encoding pickpocket 27, which produces MPSSSSPSSVLYVAAKETLVEYFQKTSLNGFGLLYYIRRRKYQRIFWFMFIVMGVTFATYVCLTTMTSFLAEPTVTALDPQEYTIWDVPFPSIAVCSNNKLSHKAMKKYSENITSGFFDFNLPEYWLKKLKLFAGLFNTDSIDFDEALDLQTQLERSNGHIFNVREVLKGLAPKCEDLLLECYWSGQPLRCKEDLKSVAFANGHCCVFNYLYDKTPEEYYYVNRTGKDMGLVLLLNSSTSDYFYTEDNWNGFNIQIFGNQRIPETSTGEVGQFHVDAGDSIEIRLQLISQFTTKETQDHPVEKRGCYFPNEHKDAKHGLAECLFTCRMQSIKSLCDCVPFYYYDSKSNHTQEIQCSLAHSECLERHRITWQTYSPPPMELNKHLQAELLDSVTCAHCLPLCSYNRYQFFKAKSNLKDVFNSPDNMKFITSIPTYNPDISLVKIYYETPYGTRYQKNVLYNWFAILSNIGGVIGISMGCSLISGFEIIYFGVIRLVENYLKIRAERR